TCGCGATCTGCTGACAATTCCTGTGGCAATCGATACCCGCTGGAGTGAGCAAGACAAGCAGCAAGAACTCGACAACAACATCCAGGGTATTCTGGGTTACGTTGTACGCTGGGTAGACCAGGGAATCGGTTGCTCCAAGGTCCCCGACATTCATGACATCGGCCTGATGGAGGATCGCGCAACACTGCGTATATCCAGCCAGCATGTCGCGAACTGGATGCGTCACGGGATCGTAGATGAAAATCAGGTAAGAGCAACCTTTGAACGCATGTCCAAGGTTGTGGACCAGCAAAATGCTGGCGACCCGAACTATCGTCCGATGTACGGCAACTTCGAGACCTCGATGGCATACCAGGCGGCGTGTGACCTGGTCTTCAAGGGACTGGAGCAGCCCAGCGGGTACACCGAGCCACTACTACATGCATGGCGCCTGAAACTCAAGGCAAGCGCGTAACGGTCTGCAGGAAAGACCGTCTCGCTCATGATCCACGTCTGATCCCCTGGTTGTCGCGTCTGGCATCCAGGGGATTGTCATGTGTACGCACAGCACCTTGATCCGCACAACCGGAAGAGATTCACAGCCCTATGTGAACAGACAGCCTTATTATTACTTTTAGTTATTTAAAAAACATAACTTATTATTTCACATTTGGTTAGCAGATCTTCAGAATACGGGTTATCACTACTTTTACCTATTCTGGAAGCACCATGAAACACCTGCTAACCGCGATCGCAAGTATCGCAATTTCCAGCACCGTTCTGGCAGCACAACCCCTGCTCTCTCCTGCAGAGCTCAGCAGCAGTTTGTCTGAACCCAACGTCCGTGTTGTCGACATTCGGGATCCGAAATCATACGATGAAGGACATATTGCCGGTGCAGTCAATGCCCCATACGGACAATGGCGGGGTCCGGCCGCCAATCCCGGCGAGCTGCCGGAATTGACCGCCCTGACCAAACTCGTCCAGTCAATCGGCCTCGAGCCCGACACCCACGCGATCATCGTTTCGAGTGGCGCCAACGATACGGATTTCGGCGCTGCTGCGCGAGTGTACTGGACACTCAAAGTACTCGGCCTGGATGAACTGTCCATATTGAACGGCGGCGTCAAGGCCTGGCAGGGTGCAAACCTTCCGCTGCAATCCGGTTCGATCTCGGTCACAACCTCAAGCTTCGAACCATCGATTGATCAGACCCTGATTACCTCTCGCGACCAACTTGTCGATGTCACTAGCACGCCCGGTTCGGTACGGGCACTGCTCGTTGATGCCCGACCGGAAGGCTTCTTTAATGGCGAAACCCGTCACACTGCAGCAAAAGTCGCAGGCACGCTTGAAGGCGCTGTTAACGTTCCGCACTCACTTTGGTTCAAACCAGGAACAAGTGAAGTTGTCTCACAGGAACAGGCGGTGTCACTGGCAAGACAGCACGGACTGGACAAACCGGACCAGGAGATTGTCTCTTTCTGCAACACTGGACACTGGGCTGCAACCAACTGGTTCGTTCTGTCTGAGCTTGTGGGCGACGACGACGTGAAGCTTTATGCTGGTTCCATGGTCGACTGGACCCAGGCCGATCAGGCATTACCAGTCCAGAACGCGCCCGGCCGTCTCAAGCAACTCTGGATTGACACCAAACTCTGGTTCGAGACCCTTTAAAGCGTTCATGGAGAGCATAATCTGATGAAGCGCTTGCCCTTGGCGGCCTTGATGGCCGTCTTTTTTCTGTTCCTTCTGCTAAGTGTCTCAGTACGCCAGTCGATCCTGTTCTTGATTGGTATCGGCATGGGTGCGGCCCTGGCCGGTGCACGCTTTGGTTTCACGACTGGCTGGCGTCAACTCATCGAAAAGCGTGACCCTCGAGGTGTGACAGGTCAGATTATTCTACTGGCCGTCGCTGCCGCCCTGGCGATCCCGTTACTTTCGACTTACACAGAACTCGGTGCGGCACTTGGTCCGCCCAGCGTCAGTCTGCTCGTTGGCGCTTTCGTTTTCGGGCTTTCGATGCAGATCGCAGACGGATGCGGATCCGGAACGCTATACAAGGCGGGGCTGGGTATTCCACTCAATATGGGGATCCTGCCGCTGTTCGCACTCGGTAGCTTTCTGGGCTCCGTGCACCTGGGCAGCTGGCTTGAACTCGGCCAGACAGAACCGATCGGACTGGTTGACATCCTCGGTGCAGAGAAAGCCCTGGCGGTGACACTGGCGGGACTATTGCTCGCTCTGATTGCTGTGCGTCTCTGGGTCGGACCGGACCGCGCGTGGTTCGATAGAAAGTGGATCTGGGGCGCTCTTATCCTGGCCCTGCTCGCTACTTTGAATCTGATCATTGCCGGCCAGCCGTGGGGGTCGTATATGGCTTTGGTTTGTGGGCTGCCAAAGCAGTCCACGCAGCAAACCTGTTTGATCCAGCAGGCAACATGTTCTGGGGCAGGAAGGCAACGCAACCCGCCTTGTCGAGAGCGTGTTTCTTGACGTGACATCCATCACGAACATAGGAATCCTTGCGGGTGCACTCTGGATCTCGGCACGTACAGGAGCGGAAAGCAATCCGCTGACCCGCAAGCAGTGGATGATCGGCCTGTGTGCAGGGTTCATCATGGGCTACAGTTCGAGGCTGGCGTTCGGATGCAACATTGGTGCGATGCTCAGCGGCGTGTCAACTGGCAGCCTGCATGGCTGGATCTGGATTCCTCTGGCGTTCCTCGGCACGATGCTCGGCATACGAATTCGCCGCCACTATCAGTTTTGAGGGGATCAGAATGTCTTTCATGTCAAACCACAAGATCCGCCAACTCGTGTTCTGGACTGTGCTGGCCAGCTTCCTGGCGTGGGACTGGTGGTACGCTCCTCAACCTGATCTGCGAAACGAGCCCCCAGTCATTGCAGCGGGCTCGGGCCAGGTGATATTGGGGGGCACTGCTCCATGGCCAAGTAGTCGGCCTGCGTAATGCTCGTAAATGGTCCACGCCTACCGAAACAGGGCCAGCAGTCTGCGCTAAGTGACTCTCACCAACGTCGCTAACAAGTGCCACCTTTCAAGTGGCACTTTCTGTTGGTCCCTGCAAAGATCAAAGGGCGTGGTGCCTGCTGACGAATACAGACCTGCGGCAGCCTGAGTCAGTGTGCTCTCTGCCAGCAAAAACATTCGTACACAATCGCTCGAACGTCGACGGTCCAGGCGGTTATCATGGGAGCGATCCAAGAGATCTGCGTGGCGAATCACCTCGCATCGCGAAGTGGTCGCCAGCCGGCTCAGGTTTATCTTTCAAACGAGAGGAATCACCCATGGCAATCGACCGATCGGCGCATGAACAGGATTTTGAGTCCCCCGATATCACACGTTTGCGCGAGGATCTCGCTCTGGCCTTGCGTGCTGCGGCGTATCACGGACTGTCCGAGGGGGTATGCAATCACTTCAGTGTCGAAATTCCCGATCAGAGCGGGCGATTTCTGCTCAATCCGCGCGGTCTCCTTTGGGAAGAGGTTCATACTGATGACATCGTAATGGTCGACTCGACAGGAGAAAAACTGGCTGGCCGCCATCCTGTCGAACCAACTGCCATGCATATTCATGCGGCGATTCATCAGATCGCAGGGAAAGCCTGCGTCCTGCACACCCACATGCCTTACGCGACGGCTTTGACCATGACCCGGGCCAGATCGCTCGACACCACCTTATCGCAGAATGCCATGCGGTTTCACGGGCGACTTGTCGCAGACCACGACTACAACGGTCTAGCTCTGGGCGCAGCCGAAGGCGAACGAATTGCCATTGCCATGCAAGGAGCGGATATCGTATTTCTAGGCAACCATGGCGTGGTCGTCTGTTCGAGTCGGATGGATTACGCGTATGAAGATCTCTATTTTCTGGAAAGAGCCTGTCAGATGGAGATTCATGCTCGTGCCAGCGGTCATCCTCTGGCACCAGTTGACCCTGCTATTGCCGAGCGTGTGTGCGCAGAAGTTGATAGCGAGCGCCTGCAGTCAACCTTGTTCTTTGAGGCGTTACGCAGGCAACTGAAGTAACTCACACTCCAGTATGTCCCGCCGCGCGGATCGTTCAACTCTGGTTGAACCTGGGCCTAACAAGTTCGCACGCGAACCAGTCGACTCAGGTAGGGGAATGCGTGGGCAAGTGTTCAGGTAATACAAAAGTGTTCATGATGTCCAGAGAGTTTCCATGCATGGCGTCAAAAAGTCCGACCTTCCAAAGAAGATCTGTCCGACCTGTAACAGGCCATTTGTCTGGAGAAAGAAATGGGAAAGAGACTGGGATCAGGTCAAATACTGCTCAGAACGATGTAAGCGCACCCGAGCCGGAACCGCCAGGAAGTGTGTATGACTGATATGAAAGAGTGTCAAGGGTCGGGAACTTCCCGAAGCGACAAACCATCAAAATTGTTGCAATATCACTCTTTAGAAGCTAAACAAATGATGCTGTAGAGGTTTGACGATGCAGGAAGGACGCAATGTTTTAGGAGAGGCACTGATTCCCTGCTCCTACGATCCGTTGGCGGGTTATTTCAGAGATGGCTGCTGCAACACAGATGCCCAGGACCATGGCACTCACGTCGTCTGCGCACGCGTCACGGTTGAGTTTCTCGCATTTTCGGTTGAGCAAGGCAATGACCTTGTGACGCCAAGACCCGAGATGCGATTTCGAGGACTGAACCCAGGGGATCGCTGGTGCCTGTGCGTTGAGCGCTGGAAAGAGGCGCTACAAGCCGGTGTTGCCCCGCCAGTCATTCTGGAATCAACCCACGAGAGAGCTCTTGA
This sequence is a window from Orrella marina. Protein-coding genes within it:
- a CDS encoding aldolase, whose product is MAIDRSAHEQDFESPDITRLREDLALALRAAAYHGLSEGVCNHFSVEIPDQSGRFLLNPRGLLWEEVHTDDIVMVDSTGEKLAGRHPVEPTAMHIHAAIHQIAGKACVLHTHMPYATALTMTRARSLDTTLSQNAMRFHGRLVADHDYNGLALGAAEGERIAIAMQGADIVFLGNHGVVVCSSRMDYAYEDLYFLERACQMEIHARASGHPLAPVDPAIAERVCAEVDSERLQSTLFFEALRRQLK
- a CDS encoding YeeE/YedE thiosulfate transporter family protein, giving the protein MTSITNIGILAGALWISARTGAESNPLTRKQWMIGLCAGFIMGYSSRLAFGCNIGAMLSGVSTGSLHGWIWIPLAFLGTMLGIRIRRHYQF
- a CDS encoding DUF2256 domain-containing protein, with the protein product MHGVKKSDLPKKICPTCNRPFVWRKKWERDWDQVKYCSERCKRTRAGTARKCV
- a CDS encoding YeeE/YedE thiosulfate transporter family protein, with protein sequence MKRLPLAALMAVFFLFLLLSVSVRQSILFLIGIGMGAALAGARFGFTTGWRQLIEKRDPRGVTGQIILLAVAAALAIPLLSTYTELGAALGPPSVSLLVGAFVFGLSMQIADGCGSGTLYKAGLGIPLNMGILPLFALGSFLGSVHLGSWLELGQTEPIGLVDILGAEKALAVTLAGLLLALIAVRLWVGPDRAWFDRKWIWGALILALLATLNLIIAGQPWGSYMALVCGLPKQSTQQTCLIQQATCSGAGRQRNPPCRERVS
- a CDS encoding sulfurtransferase, coding for MKHLLTAIASIAISSTVLAAQPLLSPAELSSSLSEPNVRVVDIRDPKSYDEGHIAGAVNAPYGQWRGPAANPGELPELTALTKLVQSIGLEPDTHAIIVSSGANDTDFGAAARVYWTLKVLGLDELSILNGGVKAWQGANLPLQSGSISVTTSSFEPSIDQTLITSRDQLVDVTSTPGSVRALLVDARPEGFFNGETRHTAAKVAGTLEGAVNVPHSLWFKPGTSEVVSQEQAVSLARQHGLDKPDQEIVSFCNTGHWAATNWFVLSELVGDDDVKLYAGSMVDWTQADQALPVQNAPGRLKQLWIDTKLWFETL
- a CDS encoding DUF2237 family protein codes for the protein MQEGRNVLGEALIPCSYDPLAGYFRDGCCNTDAQDHGTHVVCARVTVEFLAFSVEQGNDLVTPRPEMRFRGLNPGDRWCLCVERWKEALQAGVAPPVILESTHERALEHVSLDQLRTHEYIPTQRS